In Haliotis asinina isolate JCU_RB_2024 chromosome 11, JCU_Hal_asi_v2, whole genome shotgun sequence, the genomic stretch TGTTAGCTTCTATGTTCTCACAGAACTCCCCCTGCAAATCAAAGTCATTAAGGATTTATTAATGGTGGGGCCTCTCTTTGAACAGGCTTATGTGGTTGAAATACGTAATGTTTCAGCACTACCTGGTGATGCATCTTTTCGCGGGATAAAATGGGAATCTGGTCAAGATTTGAAACAAATGGTTAAGATTCATGTTGAAAATGTTCAATCCCTCGCAGAGGACATACACTTGATATCACACCTTGCCCAGCAGTTGGTCAGTAAGTTTGATCCTATGATCGTGGATATCATTCTTCAGAATTTCCATTCTGAAAGCGACCTGTTCTGCTCATATGGAACGGTTATGCGTTTGACGAACATCACTTTGGAATCCTTAAATGGGACACTCTATGCTGCAGACTCGTATAAATATTACACATTAGAATCTGTTGCCTTTGTACTTGGTTTGAAAAGTGCACCTCCTGATTTACAGGAGATTTTGGTTTGTGGAATTCCTCTAAAGTGTGACCCAGTCGTTTACAATTTAACCGATTTTATACAGGAGGACGGGAATCTTAGAAACCTGTATTCAGGCGTGATTCTAGAAAATACTTCTTTCTTCATAGCAGGAGACGAAGTGCTCTCTTGTCATAACTTTACTCAATCTGGGCCTCAGAGATACTCACAGATATTCTTTAAATACGATCGCGTACAGGACATTCTGACCTATGTGACTTCTGGTGTTTCCATGGTCAGTCTACTAATCACACTGATCGTGTATTCACTTTTCCCTGAACTGAGAAATCTACCAGGTCGTTTAACCATGTCTCTGTGTGCCACCCTTCTTCTTGCTCAGACTCTCCTGCTGCTCATTCATCTGCCCACGGGATGGCTGTGTCAGGCACTTGCCATCATTCTGCACTTCTCCTGGCTCTGCACCTTCATGTGGATGACAGTCCTGTCGTTAACACTGGCTCGTACATTCACCAGCAAAGGCCTTAACTCCTTGAACCAGAATATAGCCAGGACTCATGGCTTCCTCAGTCTCTGTGCCAGTGGAATCCCTTTGCTTATTGTCACTACCTCGGTTCTTCTAGATTTCCTGGAGCTTCCCAATATTTACATCGGTTATGGGGCACAAGGCATCTGTTGGATCGCTAATCCCCCTGCATCTCTCCTAGTGTTTGGTGTACCTCTTGCACTGATGCTTC encodes the following:
- the LOC137255419 gene encoding probable G-protein coupled receptor Mth-like 10, producing the protein MKTQKKESLEDEDDSARRGGELGGFSVLFNFKDKDVQFQSTDGKIICRSNEVYDFYEKICRQIRCQEGQKAVNGTCVVSGLVYADRQNQLFPNGTLHYTVSFYVLTELPLQIKVIKDLLMVGPLFEQAYVVEIRNVSALPGDASFRGIKWESGQDLKQMVKIHVENVQSLAEDIHLISHLAQQLVSKFDPMIVDIILQNFHSESDLFCSYGTVMRLTNITLESLNGTLYAADSYKYYTLESVAFVLGLKSAPPDLQEILVCGIPLKCDPVVYNLTDFIQEDGNLRNLYSGVILENTSFFIAGDEVLSCHNFTQSGPQRYSQIFFKYDRVQDILTYVTSGVSMVSLLITLIVYSLFPELRNLPGRLTMSLCATLLLAQTLLLLIHLPTGWLCQALAIILHFSWLCTFMWMTVLSLTLARTFTSKGLNSLNQNIARTHGFLSLCASGIPLLIVTTSVLLDFLELPNIYIGYGAQGICWIANPPASLLVFGVPLALMLLVNVVAFIVTLCNIEKSLKLSENITSSKKDRAKVFIYGKLFVIMGVSWCTSFVAAFANVSILWYMFIILNGLQGFYIFVSFVCTDRVKRLLQKKFTGSSTDTRTTSAITSSTEIKSQKTEKNNI